One Drosophila santomea strain STO CAGO 1482 chromosome X, Prin_Dsan_1.1, whole genome shotgun sequence DNA segment encodes these proteins:
- the LOC120455604 gene encoding bleomycin hydrolase isoform X1, with the protein MFWSVRRAVTKIKINSPKLTQDPNTYTYRNPNPYPNPILNLNLNTNLVRMRQQQEPAMYYSTESVRTQTISGARCQSHLLAADNNSGSGGGAGVGVGNNNSANSGKNSTHRIEETSAITNQLLEKWRKNFYSEPKNLLAQNVCSRVDPFDVCLSRKALETTNHVFNYKVETEGKPVTNQRSSGRCWLFAALNCIRLPFMKNYNLDEFEFSQAFLFYWDKIERCNYFLNNIVKTAQRGEKVDGRLVSFLLLDPTSDGGQWDMLVNLITKHGLMPKKCFPESFSCESSIRMNAILKSKLREYARNLRVLLDQNPTEEEIACKIQEQMAEIYKVVGICLGIPSETFTWEYYDKSKNYQSIGPVSSLEFYERYVKPHFNVEDKVCLVTDPRPTSSYDQAYTVDCLGNVVGGRPVLYNNQSVELLLAVVTKSLKAGEAVWFGCEVSKRFASKQGIEDVDVHDFKLVFDIDIQTTFSKADRLIFGESAMTHAMVFTAVSVDKSGVAQKLRVENSWGEDRGEKGYLVMNADWFREFGFEVVVDKKYVPEDVLRVFDMDPIVLPAWDPMGTLAQ; encoded by the exons atgt TTTGGTCGGTGAGGCGGGCGGTGACGAAGATCAAGATCAATTCCCCGAAACTGACTCAAGATCCAAATACGTATACATATCGAAATCCAAATCCGTATCCGAATCCAattctgaatctgaatctgaataCAAATCTAGTCAGGatgcggcagcagcaggagccgGCGATGTACTATTCAACCGAATCCGTTCGAACTCAAACAATATCCGGCGCACGTTGCCAATCCCATTTACTTGCAGCTGACAACAACAGCGGATCCGGCGGCGGTGCAGGCGTTGGCGTCGGCAACAATAATAGTGCTAATAGCGGTAAGAACTCGACGCACAGGATCGAGGAGACCAGCGCGATCACCAATCAATTGTTGGAAAAATGGCGCAAAAACTTCTACAGCGAACCGAAAAATCTGTTGGCGCAGAACGTCTGCTCGCGCGTGGATCCCTTTGATGTGTGTCTGTCCAGGAAGGCACTGGAGACCACCAATCATGTGTTCAACTACAAGGTGGAAACGGAGGGCAAACCGGTGACCAATCAAAGGAGCTCCGGCCGCTGCTGGCTGTTTGCGGCCCTCAACTGCATCCGCCTGCCATTCATGAAGAACTACAATCTGGACGAGTTCGAGTTCTCGCAGGCCTTCCTCTTCTACTGGGACAAGATCGAGCGTTGCAACTACTTCCTCAACAACATCGTGAAGACGGCACAGCGCGGCGAGAAGGTCGATGGTCGGCTGGTGTCCTTCCTGCTCCTCGATCCCACCTCCGATGGCGGCCAGTGGGACATGCTGGTCAATCTGATAACCAAACACGGCCTTATGCCAAAGAAATGCTTCCCCGAGAGCTTCAGCTGCGAGTCCAGCATACGAATGAATGCCATACTGAAGAGCAAG CTACGGGAGTATGCCCGCAATCTGCGCGTGCTGCTGGACCAGAATCCCACGGAGGAGGAGATCGCCTGCAAGATCCAGGAGCAGATGGCCGAGATCTACAAGGTGGTGGGCATTTGCCTTGGCATTCCATCGGAGACCTTCACCTGGGAGTACTACGACAAGAGCAAGAACTATCAGTCCATCGGGCCCGTCAGCTCGCTGGAGTTCTATGAGCGTTATGTGAAGCCGCATTTCAATGTGGAGGACAAGGTGTGCCTGGTCACCGATCCTCGGCCGACGAGTAGCTATGATCAGGCATACACTGTTGACTGCCTGGGCAACGTGGTTGGTGGGCGACCCGTTCTGTATAACAATCAGTCCGTGGAGCTGCTCCTGGCCGTTGTCACCAAGTCGCTGAAGGCCGGCGAGGCCGTTTGGTTTGGCTGCGAGGTCAGCAAGCGATTCGCCTCCAAGCAGGGCATCGAGGATGTGGACGT CCACGATTTCAAGCTGGTCTTCGACATCGACATACAAACGACATTCTCCAAGGCAGATCGCCTGATTTTCGGCGAATCGGCGATGACCCATGCCATGGTTTTCACTGCCGTCTCCGTGGAC AAGAGCGGCGTTGCCCAGAAACTGCGGGTGGAGAACTCGTGGGGCGAGGATCGCGGCGAGAAGGGCTATCTGGTGATGAACGCCGACTGGTTCAGGGAGTTTGGATTCGAGGTGGTCGTGGACAAGAAGTATGTGCCCGAGGATGTGCTGCGCGTGTTTGACATGGATCCAATTGTACTGCCCGCCTGGGATCCCATGGGCACGCTAGCACAGTAG
- the LOC120456833 gene encoding T-box transcription factor TBX1, translating to MTHLMGPTECASAMMSTSMQFLDTSLATSDYNCYANDYWTSPYMGGGLSPMKQIEACIQTAGKDRSSYKPLEQIDAKLADIETHSTGSTGTANSSSSSNSSLSGGNGISNASCQEQTSHDYAGGNSEASMAQTNTATATGVSSSAAAKKFKGQHKKDSNHTAENSGTVKPNSHSIGKGEAEPVHPSLAQAIVVLETKALWDQFHAQGTEMIITKTGRRMFPTFQVRIGGLDPHATYICMMDFVPMDDKRYRYAFHNSCWVVAGKADPISPPRIHVHPDSPAAGSNWMKQIVSFDKLKLTNNQLDENGHIILNSMHRYQPRFHLVYLPPKNASLDENEHSSHFRTFIFPETSFTAVTAYQNQRVTQLKISSNPFAKGFRDDGTNDVTTGAGSSMSSMSHESQARMKQQQQQQQQQQLQQQQQQQLKERTSAVASNFSLSCSELAIEQQQQQQQQGVLQLPATPSSSSTSGNSPDLLGYQMEQQLQQQQQQQHQQQQHQSQQQHLHQQQQANHGNHGNQQQSLLLQSQNHTQYGSYHQHAYQAQVQPHPLTPHSSSSASPPATAAAGAATAASVATAAATAASAAAASAAAGAGAGAGATSATQVMTAANIYSSIGQPYAQEQSNFGAIYHHNAAAAAAAHYHHGHAHGHAHSHAHGHAHGPYASAYDKLKVSRHAAAAAYGMGATYPSFYGSAAHHQMMRPNSYIDLVPR from the exons ATGACGCACCTGATGGGCCCCACTGAGTGCGCCAGCGCCATGATGAGCACCTCCATGCAGTTCCTGGACACCAGCCTGGCCACCAGTGACTACAACTGCTACGCCAACGACTACTGGACATCGCCGTACATGGGCGGCGGACTCAGTCCCATGAAGCAGATCGAAG CCTGCATCCAGACGGCTGGCAAGGATCGCAGCTCGTACAAGCCGCTGGAGCAGATCGACGCCAAGTTGGCGGACATCGAGACGCACAGTACAGGCAGCACTGGCACCgcgaacagcagcagcagcagcaacagtagTCTCTCCGGCGGCAATGGCATCTCGAATGCCAGTTGCCAGGAACAGACGTCGCACGATTATGCCGGCGGCAACAGTGAAGCCTCGATGGCGCAAACCAACACAGCCACAGCGACAGGAGTCAGTTCATCGGCGGCAGCCAAGAAGTTCAAGGGGCAGCACAAAAAAGACAGCAACCACACAGCGGAGAACAGCGGTACAGTGAAGCCCAACAGCCACAGCATCGGCAAAGGG GAAGCGGAGCCAGTGCATCCATCGCTGGCCCAGGCCATCGTGGTGCTGGAGACGAAGGCGCTGTGGGATCAGTTCCACGCCCAGGGCACCGAGATGATCATCACCAAGACGGGCCGTCGCATGTTCCCCACCTTTCAGGTGAGGATCGGCGGCCTCGATCCGCACGCCACCTACATCTGCATGATGGACTTTGTGCCCATGGACGACAAGCGCTATCGCTACGCCTTTCACAA CTCCTGCTGGGTGGTGGCTGGCAAGGCGGATCCCATTTCGCCGCCCAGGATCCATGTGCATCCCGACTCCCCGGCCGCCGGCTCAAATTGGATGAAGCAGATCGTGTCCTTTGACAAGCTGAAGCTCACCAACAACCAGCTGGACGAGAATGGTCAT ATCATTCTGAACTCAATGCACCGCTACCAGCCGCGTTTCCATCTGGTGTATCTGCCGCCGAAGAACGCGTCCCTGGATGAGAACGAGCACTCCAGCCACTTTCGCACCTTCATCTTTCCGGAAACGAGCTTTACGGCCGTAACTGCCTACCAGAACCAGCGG GTGACACAGCTGAAGATCTCCAGCAATCCATTCGCCAAAGGCTTTCGGGATGATGGCACCAACGATGT CACCACTGGCGCTGGCAGCAGCATGTCCTCCATGAGCCACGAAAGCCAGGCGCGCAtgaagcagcaacagcaacagcagcagcagcagcaactgcagcagcaacaacagcagcaactcaAGGAGCGAACATCAGCAGTAGCCAGCAACTTTAGCCTGAGTTGCAGCGAACTGGCCattgagcagcagcagcagcagcagcaacagggcGTCCTGCAGCTGCCGGCCACGCCCTCCAGCAGCTCCACCTCCGGCAACTCACCCGACCTGCTGGGCTACCAGATggagcagcaactgcagcagcagcagcagcagcaacaccagcagcagcaacatcagtcccagcagcaacatctccaccagcaacagcaggcgaACCATGGCAACCATGGCAACCAGCAGCAATCGCTGCTCCTGCAGAGCCAGAATCACACGCAGTATGGCAGCTACCATCAGCATGCGTACCAGGCACAGGTGCAGCCGCATCCCCTCACGCCGCACTCCAGCAGCTCCGCATCCCCGCCAGCCACTGctgcagcaggtgcagcaacagcagcatcagtagcaacagcagcagcaacagcagcatcagcagcagcagcatcagcagcagcgggagcaggagcaggagcaggtgCCACATCAGCCACTCAGGTGATGACTGCGGCGAACATCTACTCGAGCATTGGACAGCCGTATGCCCAGGAGCAGAGCAACTTCGGCGCCATCTACCATCACaatgcggctgctgctgccgccgcccaCTATCACCATGGTCATGCccatggccacgcccacagtcacgcccacggccacgcccatgGGCCGTATGCCAGCGCCTACGACAAGCTGAAGGTGTCGCGTCATGCGGCAGCAGCCGCCTATGGAATGGGCGCCACCTATCCAAGTTTCTACGGATCGGCGGCCCATCACCAGATGATGCGGCCCAATAGCTACATCGACCTGGTGCCGCGCTAg
- the LOC120455263 gene encoding splicing factor ESS-2 homolog encodes MAMSATPRTPATPGTPGTPGSLAMEVARVQNSALAEFKMPTTMVRHKNKPKILTEEKYIEEMSKIIQRDFFPDLERLRAQNDYLDAESRRDFVQMAEIRERYSLGRIPGTGRSTSRRNNQRNNAMSPATFETPVSHANGSNTPLPNSRATDTPFSTDGTEKSDAEGRDTTSKLSLDAFLQKYTSEDNQSFQEIIETAEAKLRQKYAVLYNHEKLSAEQLQRALMLPSIEKQFEEPDPLRKIETWNYTNMNSIMYVPDGVEYTEEERVQLAERKQSIQHNATRLPDEAKHREMDTKKQNEVSQNGVTTGEGTATPRIRGFDLLRSPSPRPGEAFSPIMTWGEIDGTPFRLDGGDTPLRPTQGPSFRINENSRRENIAIALAEKVSEKMRNQKQMALDTARRNIGSPLIRTNMERLASMSPAAQLLATGKLGIRGTPRLSHTPSPLGARKRKVTPGVVRSTNTPLGATKQQPAKISTPSKNATIDTGSTLTDDLLKIPTKRRTAADFF; translated from the exons ATGGCGATGAGCGCTACACCAAGAACACCTGCCACACCGGGCACACCTGGCACTCCCGGCAGCCTGGCCATGGAAGTGGCCCGCGTCCAGAATTCAGCACTCGCCGAGTTCAAGATGCCCACGACGATGGTGCGCCACAAGAACAAACCGAAGATCCTTACCGAGGAAAAGTACATCGAGGAGATGTCCAAGATCATACAGCGCGACTTCTTTCCGGATCTGGAGCGGCTGCGTGCCCAGAACGACTACCTGGACGCGGAGTCACGGCGCGATTTCGTCCAAATGGCCGAGATTCGGGAGCGCTACAGTCTGGGCAGGATTCCCGGGACAGGAAGAAGCACCAGCCGACGGAACAACCAGCGGAATAATG CCATGTCCCCGGCCACATTTGAGACACCAGTGAGTCACGCGAATGGCAGCAATACCCCATTGCCCAATTCCCGGGCCACCGACACACCATTTTCCACCGATGGCACCGAGAAGAGCGACGCCGAGGGCAGGGACACCACCTCAAAGCTATCGCTGGACGCCTTTCTGCAGAAGTACACCAGTGAGGATAACCAGAGCTTTCAGGAGATCATTGAAACGGCTGAGGCCAAGCTGCGCCAGAAATACGCTGTGCTGTACAACCATGAGAAACTCTCCGCAGAGCAACTGCAGCGTGCTCTCATGCTGCCCAGCATAGAGAAGCAATTCGAGGAGCCAGATCCGCTGAGGAAGATAGAAACCTGGAACTACACGAACATGAACTCCATTATGTACGTGCCTGATGGCGTGGAGTACACCGAGGAGGAGCGCGTCCAGTTGGCCGAGCGCAAGCAGAGCATCCAACACAATGCCACCAGGCTGCCCGATGAGGCAAAGCACCGCGAGATGgacacaaaaaaacagaatgaAGTGTCACAAAATGGTGTCACAACAGGTGAAGGCACAGCCACTCCGAGAATACGCGGTTTCGATTTGTTGCGCTCACCATCACCGCGACCCGGAGAGGCTTTCTCGCCCATCATGACGTGGGGCGAGATCGATGGCACTCCCTTTCGCCTGGACGGCGGCGACACGCCATTGCGGCCGACCCAAGGACCCTCGTTCCGGATCAATGAGAACTCACGGCGTGAAAACATCGCCATCGCTTTGGCCGAAAAGGTCAGCGAAAAGATGCGAAATCAGAAACAAATGGCTCTGGACACGGCGCGTCGCAACATTGGCTCTCCGCTGATACGCACCAATATGGAACGACTGGCCAGCATGTCGCCGGCAGCCCAGCTACTGGCCACGGGTAAGCTGGGTATCCGAGGTACGCCCAGATTATCGCACACACCATCACCGCTGGGCGCCAGAAAGCGCAAGGTAACGCCCGGTGTGGTGAGGAGCACCAATACGCCACTGGGAGCAACCAAACAACAGCCGGCCAAGATCAGCACTCCGTCTAAGAACGCCACCATCGATACGGGATCCACGCTCACGGACGATCTGCTCAAGATACCCACTAAGCGACGCACTGCAGCCGATTTCTTTTAG
- the LOC120455269 gene encoding uncharacterized protein LOC120455269 isoform X2 translates to MKFYLLLIAAVSFLAYISCDGCIQCHSKDNERCATNPLSLLNRNCSDGSSNCYSRVQDGYTVRGCAVDLDNATRSTCNNELLCQLCTYSEGCNRNTFPLSRLQCLQCSGNSTSSRCATDTYVSAQICPLYKFGDKCYIRNSNRTVDGSFQRGCLTSANAQKQCVKDGNCYTCEGRGCNFLLANDTHIPLARDSGAQLVMSMSLLIGALLAAWRL, encoded by the exons ATGAAGTTTTACCTGTTGCTGATTGCTGCCGTCTCGTTTTTGGCCTACATCAGTTGTG ATGGATGCATCCAGTGCCACTCGAAGGACAACGAACGCTGCGCCACCAATCCATTGAGCCTGCTCAATCGCAACTGCTCCGATGGCTCCTCCAACTGCTACTCCCGCGTCCAAG ATGGGTACACCGTTCGCGGTTGCGCCGTCGATCTGGACAACGCCACCAGGAGCACGTGCAACAACGAGCTGCTCTGCCAGCTGTGCACCTACAGCGAGGGCTGCAACCGGAACACCTTCCCCTTGAGCCGCCTCCAGTGTCTGCAGTGCTCCGGCAACTCCACCTCCTCGCGCTGCGCCACCGATACGTATGTGTCCGCCCAGATTTGTCCACTGTACAAGTTCGGCGACAAGTGCTACATTCGCAACAGCAACCGCACCGTGGATGGTTCCTTCCAGCGCGGCTGCCTCACCTCGGCGAATGCCCAGAAGCAGTGCGTCAAGGATGGCAACTGCTACACGTGCGAGGGACGCGGCTGCAACTTCCTGCTGGCCAACGACACGCACATTCCGCTGGCCCGCGACTCCGGCGCCCAGTTGGTCATGTCCATGTCGCTGCTGATCGGCGCTCTCCTCGCCGCCTGGCGCCTCTAA
- the LOC120455267 gene encoding fibronectin-binding protein A: MRKVQVLVQTRDGRKTVYEVDRFGTVGNLKTRIGRAMSVPMGFSRLSYKGRVLANQSVLENVGANKMSTLDLSWEPVVLTPKQISEKESDCGKIEGYGQMVRTGGLMQTLGSFQDADAVPTTDGSSPRHLNADDELEEELEDQDTNCPSSDGLDFFSIQPSFKKSNDLLAKGQREMAPLETPESPETPETPETPETPETPEPPETPMTPMTPVTPVTPVTPETPETPVTPVTPEPPEPLNLAKNVEKCGATKAPVHKKKGKKNRKKK, translated from the coding sequence ATGCGGAAGGTGCAGGTCCTAGTGCAGACGCGCGATGGCCGGAAGACCGTCTACGAGGTGGATCGCTTTGGAACGGTGGGCAATCTGAAGACGCGGATTGGACGCGCCATGTCCGTGCCCATGGGCTTCAGTCGGCTGTCGTACAAGGGTCGCGTGCTGGCCAATCAGAGTGTGCTGGAGAATGTGGGCGCCAACAAGATGTCCACCCTGGATCTCAGCTGGGAGCCGGTCGTCCTAACGCCCAAGCAGATAAGCGAAAAGGAGAGCGACTGCGGCAAGATCGAGGGCTATGGCCAGATGGTCAGAACTGGTGGCCTCATGCAGACATTGGGCAGTTTCCAGGATGCGGATGCCGTACCAACAACGGATGGCTCCAGTCCGCGGCATCTGAACGCGGATGatgagctggaggaggagctggaggatcAGGACACGAACTGCCCATCTTCCGATGGACTCGATTTCTTTTCCATTCAGCCGAGCTTCAAGAAATCCAATGACTTACTGGCCAAAGGCCAACGAGAGATGGCGCCATTGGAGACACCAGAGTCACCAGAGACACCAGAGACACCAGAGACACCAGAGACACCAGAGACACCAGAGCCACCAGAGACACCAATGACACCAATGACACCAGTGACACCAGTGACACCAGTGACACCAGAGACACCAGAGACACCAGTGACACCAGTGACACCAGAGCCACCAGAGCCACTGAATCTGGCCAAGAATGTGGAGAAATGTGGCGCAACCAAGGCGCCCGTTCACAAGAAGAAGGGCAAGAAGAACCGCAAAAAGAAGTAG
- the LOC120455269 gene encoding uncharacterized protein LOC120455269 isoform X1 encodes MKFYLLLIAAVSFLAYISCGMAETQSKRSVPLAQFADGCIQCHSKDNERCATNPLSLLNRNCSDGSSNCYSRVQDGYTVRGCAVDLDNATRSTCNNELLCQLCTYSEGCNRNTFPLSRLQCLQCSGNSTSSRCATDTYVSAQICPLYKFGDKCYIRNSNRTVDGSFQRGCLTSANAQKQCVKDGNCYTCEGRGCNFLLANDTHIPLARDSGAQLVMSMSLLIGALLAAWRL; translated from the exons ATGAAGTTTTACCTGTTGCTGATTGCTGCCGTCTCGTTTTTGGCCTACATCAGTTGTG GCATGGCCGAGACTCAATCGAAACGCTCCGTTCCACTCGCTCAATTCGCAGATGGATGCATCCAGTGCCACTCGAAGGACAACGAACGCTGCGCCACCAATCCATTGAGCCTGCTCAATCGCAACTGCTCCGATGGCTCCTCCAACTGCTACTCCCGCGTCCAAG ATGGGTACACCGTTCGCGGTTGCGCCGTCGATCTGGACAACGCCACCAGGAGCACGTGCAACAACGAGCTGCTCTGCCAGCTGTGCACCTACAGCGAGGGCTGCAACCGGAACACCTTCCCCTTGAGCCGCCTCCAGTGTCTGCAGTGCTCCGGCAACTCCACCTCCTCGCGCTGCGCCACCGATACGTATGTGTCCGCCCAGATTTGTCCACTGTACAAGTTCGGCGACAAGTGCTACATTCGCAACAGCAACCGCACCGTGGATGGTTCCTTCCAGCGCGGCTGCCTCACCTCGGCGAATGCCCAGAAGCAGTGCGTCAAGGATGGCAACTGCTACACGTGCGAGGGACGCGGCTGCAACTTCCTGCTGGCCAACGACACGCACATTCCGCTGGCCCGCGACTCCGGCGCCCAGTTGGTCATGTCCATGTCGCTGCTGATCGGCGCTCTCCTCGCCGCCTGGCGCCTCTAA
- the LOC120455268 gene encoding sepiapterin reductase, which translates to MDLKQRTYLLVTGASRGIGREFAQQLAKRFKAEGSVVTLLGRNQALLEETKAEIVATVPSLPVHTYSLELETAKAEDFSKILEASGGGSSSFERAIVIHNAGTVGDTSKRAKEIGDTDYLQSYYHSNVFSAISLNCEFMRVFQAIPKLVVNLSTLAAIAPISSMAHYCTVKAAREMYFRVLATEEPADDTLVLNYAPGVIDTQMTVQVQREAHDPAVVAMFREQRESKTMLTPAQTTERFIKVLEAFKFKSGDHVDYRDEKF; encoded by the coding sequence ATGGACTTGAAACAACGCACATATCTCCTGGTGACCGGCGCATCCCGTGGAATTGGCCGCGAGTTCGCCCAGCAGCTGGCCAAGCGGTTTAAGGCGGAGGGATCCGTGGTGACGCTGCTGGGACGCAATCAGGCACTCTTGGAGGAGACCAAGGCGGAGATTGTGGCCACAGTACCAAGTCTGCCCGTGCACACCTACTCGCTGGAGCTGGAAACGGCCAAAGCGGAGGACTTTAGCAAGATTCTGGAGGCATCCGGCGGCGGGAGCAGCAGTTTCGAGCGAGCCATTGTCATCCATAATGCTGGCACAGTGGGCGACACGTCCAAGAGGGCCAAGGAGATCGGGGATACGGACTACCTGCAGAGCTATTATCACTCAAATGTCTTCTCTGCCATTTCGCTGAACTGCGAATTCATGCGCGTCTTCCAGGCAATCCCCAAGTTGGTGGTCAATCTCAGCACCTTGGCAGCCATTGCTCCCATATCCTCGATGGCACACTACTGCACGGTGAAAGCAGCCCGTGAGATGTACTTCCGTGTGCTGGCCACCGAGGAGCCCGCCGACGACACCTTGGTGCTCAACTACGCGCCCGGTGTCATTGACACCCAGATGACCGTTCAGGTGCAGCGAGAGGCACACGATCCCGCCGTGGTCGCCATGTTTCGGGAGCAAAGGGAGTCCAAGACCATGCTGACACCCGCCCAGACGACGGAGCGGTTCATCAAGGTCCTGGAGGCGTTCAAGTTCAAGTCCGGCGATCATGTGGACTACAGGGATGAGAAGTTCTAG
- the LOC120455604 gene encoding bleomycin hydrolase isoform X2: MSDNNSGSGGGAGVGVGNNNSANSGKNSTHRIEETSAITNQLLEKWRKNFYSEPKNLLAQNVCSRVDPFDVCLSRKALETTNHVFNYKVETEGKPVTNQRSSGRCWLFAALNCIRLPFMKNYNLDEFEFSQAFLFYWDKIERCNYFLNNIVKTAQRGEKVDGRLVSFLLLDPTSDGGQWDMLVNLITKHGLMPKKCFPESFSCESSIRMNAILKSKLREYARNLRVLLDQNPTEEEIACKIQEQMAEIYKVVGICLGIPSETFTWEYYDKSKNYQSIGPVSSLEFYERYVKPHFNVEDKVCLVTDPRPTSSYDQAYTVDCLGNVVGGRPVLYNNQSVELLLAVVTKSLKAGEAVWFGCEVSKRFASKQGIEDVDVHDFKLVFDIDIQTTFSKADRLIFGESAMTHAMVFTAVSVDKSGVAQKLRVENSWGEDRGEKGYLVMNADWFREFGFEVVVDKKYVPEDVLRVFDMDPIVLPAWDPMGTLAQ, from the exons atgt CTGACAACAACAGCGGATCCGGCGGCGGTGCAGGCGTTGGCGTCGGCAACAATAATAGTGCTAATAGCGGTAAGAACTCGACGCACAGGATCGAGGAGACCAGCGCGATCACCAATCAATTGTTGGAAAAATGGCGCAAAAACTTCTACAGCGAACCGAAAAATCTGTTGGCGCAGAACGTCTGCTCGCGCGTGGATCCCTTTGATGTGTGTCTGTCCAGGAAGGCACTGGAGACCACCAATCATGTGTTCAACTACAAGGTGGAAACGGAGGGCAAACCGGTGACCAATCAAAGGAGCTCCGGCCGCTGCTGGCTGTTTGCGGCCCTCAACTGCATCCGCCTGCCATTCATGAAGAACTACAATCTGGACGAGTTCGAGTTCTCGCAGGCCTTCCTCTTCTACTGGGACAAGATCGAGCGTTGCAACTACTTCCTCAACAACATCGTGAAGACGGCACAGCGCGGCGAGAAGGTCGATGGTCGGCTGGTGTCCTTCCTGCTCCTCGATCCCACCTCCGATGGCGGCCAGTGGGACATGCTGGTCAATCTGATAACCAAACACGGCCTTATGCCAAAGAAATGCTTCCCCGAGAGCTTCAGCTGCGAGTCCAGCATACGAATGAATGCCATACTGAAGAGCAAG CTACGGGAGTATGCCCGCAATCTGCGCGTGCTGCTGGACCAGAATCCCACGGAGGAGGAGATCGCCTGCAAGATCCAGGAGCAGATGGCCGAGATCTACAAGGTGGTGGGCATTTGCCTTGGCATTCCATCGGAGACCTTCACCTGGGAGTACTACGACAAGAGCAAGAACTATCAGTCCATCGGGCCCGTCAGCTCGCTGGAGTTCTATGAGCGTTATGTGAAGCCGCATTTCAATGTGGAGGACAAGGTGTGCCTGGTCACCGATCCTCGGCCGACGAGTAGCTATGATCAGGCATACACTGTTGACTGCCTGGGCAACGTGGTTGGTGGGCGACCCGTTCTGTATAACAATCAGTCCGTGGAGCTGCTCCTGGCCGTTGTCACCAAGTCGCTGAAGGCCGGCGAGGCCGTTTGGTTTGGCTGCGAGGTCAGCAAGCGATTCGCCTCCAAGCAGGGCATCGAGGATGTGGACGT CCACGATTTCAAGCTGGTCTTCGACATCGACATACAAACGACATTCTCCAAGGCAGATCGCCTGATTTTCGGCGAATCGGCGATGACCCATGCCATGGTTTTCACTGCCGTCTCCGTGGAC AAGAGCGGCGTTGCCCAGAAACTGCGGGTGGAGAACTCGTGGGGCGAGGATCGCGGCGAGAAGGGCTATCTGGTGATGAACGCCGACTGGTTCAGGGAGTTTGGATTCGAGGTGGTCGTGGACAAGAAGTATGTGCCCGAGGATGTGCTGCGCGTGTTTGACATGGATCCAATTGTACTGCCCGCCTGGGATCCCATGGGCACGCTAGCACAGTAG
- the LOC120455605 gene encoding uncharacterized protein F58A4.6, producing the protein MSDPLIICVCDYWRRCHYHNRPNREAGDACPKSKPLRRLCIQVDAINGNYYLREFLHQKVLAQSLRRNYGVQLVWLEFEAPQEDTIDYRFADMLAHTLWEHIEVEHLMSWLSTLGGGFSALGEQFERCAETAGKISLQQLKIGLRLGDPFLQARCKLYFSISLIQRGQLRTAKHLIRKQYDFARRNVEKDVRLMRMCLGIWQRLSYEYEQRMMRKRRN; encoded by the exons ATGTCGGATCCACTGATAATTTGCGTTTGCGACTACTGGCGGCGATGTCATTACCACAATCGTCCAAATCGGGAAGCCGGCGACGCGTGCCCAAAATCAAAACCACTGCGGAGGCTGTGCATCCAAGTGGACGCCATCAATGGGAATTACTACCTGCGCGAGTTCCTGCACCAGAAGGTGCTGGCCCAGAGCCTCAGGCGCAACTATGGCGTTCAGCTGGTATGGTTGGAATTTGAGGCTCCGCAAGAGGACACCATTGACTACAGATTCGCCGACATGCTGGCGCACACGCTGTGGGAGCACATCGAGGTGGAGCACCTCATGTCCTGGCTGTCCACACTGGGCGGCGGATTCTCCGCCCTTGGCGAGCAGTTCGAGCGATGT GCGGAGACAGCTGGAAAGATCTCGCTGCAGCAGTTAAAGATTGGCCTGCGACTCGGCGATCCGTTCCTGCAGGCGCGCTGCAAGCTGTACTTCAGCATTTCGCTGATCCAGCGCGGTCAGCTGCGGACGGCGAAGCATCTCATCCGCAAGCAGTACGACTTTGCGAGAAGAAACGTGGAGAAGGATGTGCGTCTGATGCGGATGTGCCTGGGCATTTGGCAGCGACTTAGCTACGAGTACGAGCAGCGAATGATGCGGAAGAGGCGCAACTGA